The following are encoded in a window of Cyanobacterium stanieri LEGE 03274 genomic DNA:
- a CDS encoding BrnT family toxin, whose translation MKVIRWNSDKNKLLLKDRGISFEEVLSAMEKGDVLDDLVHPNGNKYPNQRLLVVKIRKYAFLVPYVETEEEIFLKTIISSRKATKQYLGGTNL comes from the coding sequence ATGAAGGTTATTAGATGGAATTCGGATAAAAATAAGCTATTGCTTAAAGATAGGGGAATATCTTTTGAGGAGGTGTTGTCTGCCATGGAAAAGGGAGATGTTTTGGATGATCTGGTTCATCCCAATGGAAATAAATATCCTAATCAAAGATTACTTGTTGTTAAGATTAGAAAATACGCTTTTTTGGTGCCTTATGTGGAGACGGAAGAAGAAATATTCTTAAAGACAATTATTTCATCTCGTAAGGCGACAAAACAATATTTGGGAGGTACAAATTTATGA
- a CDS encoding antitoxin: protein MNRFDEEEKGLLESFEKGEWQSVNDEERVKTLQGYARAMMSENQQVTLNLSSVDLGAIKAIALKEGISYENLISNILHDYVNGQLAELKK from the coding sequence ATGAACAGGTTTGATGAGGAGGAAAAAGGTTTATTAGAGTCTTTTGAAAAAGGGGAATGGCAATCGGTAAATGATGAGGAGCGTGTTAAAACTCTCCAAGGTTATGCTAGGGCTATGATGTCAGAAAATCAGCAGGTCACTTTAAATTTATCTTCTGTTGATTTAGGGGCTATAAAGGCGATCGCACTTAAGGAGGGTATTTCTTATGAGAATCTCATATCAAATATATTACATGATTATGTTAATGGTCAATTAGCGGAACTTAAGAAGTAG